One segment of Rhinatrema bivittatum chromosome 14, aRhiBiv1.1, whole genome shotgun sequence DNA contains the following:
- the LOC115076044 gene encoding H(+)/Cl(-) exchange transporter 7-like, translating into MGAAAQLGGIVRMTLSLTVIIVEATGNVTYGFPVMLVLMTAKIVGDCFIEGLYDIHIKLQSVPFLHWEAPVTSHSLISREVMSTPVTCIRRREKVGVIVDILSETSSNHNGFPVVENNLDMTQPPRLCGLMLRSQLIVLLKHKVFVERANLSLVQRRLKLKDFRDAYPRFPPIQSIHVSQDERECLMDMTEFMNPTPYTVPQDASLPRVFKLFRALGLRHLVVVDSHNRVVGMVTRKDLARYRIGRKGLEELSLAQT; encoded by the exons ATGGGAGCTGCAGCCCAGCTTG GTGGGATTGTCCGCATGACATTGAGCCTGACTGTCATTATAGTGGAAGCAACTGGCAACGTCACGTATGGATTCCCAGTCATGCTGGTACTTATGACGGCGAAAATAGTGGGAGACTGTTTTATTGAG GGTCTGTATGATATTCACATCAAACTTCAGAGTGTCCCTTTCCTTCACTGGGAGGCCCCAGTCACCTCACACTCCCTCATCTCCAG GGAAGTGATGAGTACCCCAGTCACTTGcataaggaggagagagaaagtagGGGTCATTGTAGATATCCTTAGTGAGACCTCATCTAACCATAATGGTTTTCCTGTAGTAGAGAATAACTTGGACATGACACAG CCACCAAGGTTATGTGGGCTGATGCTGCGGTCGCAGCTCATCGTTCTTCTAAAGCACAAG GTGTTTGTTGAACGAGCAAACCTGAGTCTGGTTCAGAGGCGGCTGAAGCTGAAAGATTTCCGAGATGCTTATCCTCGCTTCCCCCCTATCCAGTCTATACACGTGTCTCAGGATGAGCGTGAATGCCTGATGGATATGACGGAGTTTATGAACCCCACTCCTTACACTGTGCCGCAG GACGCCTCACTGCCACGAGTGTTTAAATTGTTCCGCGCCCTGGGTCTCCGGCATTTGGTAGTCGTGGACAGTCACAACAGG GTGGTAGGGATGGTGACCCGGAAGGACCTGGCTCGGTATCGCATTGGCAGAAAAGGGCTGGAAGAGCTTTCCCTGGCACAGACATGA